From Oncorhynchus mykiss isolate Arlee chromosome 25, USDA_OmykA_1.1, whole genome shotgun sequence, a single genomic window includes:
- the LOC110505673 gene encoding uncharacterized protein LOC110505673: MLSQERREEDFLREVVPSLKNGMVNFRDMADILLNFDKDQTKALQQKIQKGLNSFQQSEAAAGRQLARVDKYYEELTCKKGKLESEDRCLKTCLDNLESQRQAINDSLQNYSQALDRANWNKMSTQNALDECRDRASYNEGIRNAGIGIMFIPILGLIAGSVMVGVGEVELNKANRQAQQAQEEVNRFQNLVNSFTSQLATKKQEKTEQERMIEECQGNIWKTHVSLKEMKSKRMKIAGFQQKLRNAVHFLSVLAGKANVAMVVSSQSVIFLEPLCTVMADIVGLFYQAVGGKCNQFLQDRDIQMAIQSLQDVNKRVSAITGELGLLDDQFL; encoded by the exons ATGCTGTCacaagaaagaagagaggaggacttTTTGAGAGAAGTTGTCCCTAGTTTGAAAAATGGAATGGTTAATTTCAGAGATATGGCAGATATTCTACTCAATTTTGATAAAGATCAAACAAAGGCACTACAGCAAAAGATTCAGAAAGGACTAAATAGCTTTCAGCAATCTGAAGCTGCTGCTGGTCGACAACTAGCACGTGTAGACAAGTACTATGAGGAGCTGACATGTAAGAAAGGAAAGCTTGAGTCTGAGGATAGATGTCTGAAAACCTGTTTAGATAATCTGGAGAGTCAACGTCAAGCTATCAACGATTCCTTGCAGAATTACAGTCAGGCCTTAGACAGAGCTAACTGGAACAAGATGTCCACCCAGAATGCTCTGGATGAGTGCAGGGACAGGGCAAGTTACAACGAAGGAATAAGGAATGCTGGGATTGGGATTATGTTTATTCCCATCCTAGGCCTCATCGCAG GGTCAGTGATGGTTGGTGTTGGAGAAGTAGAACTAAATAAAGCTAATAGGCAGGCACAGCAAGCACAAGAGGAAGTCAACCGTTTTCAGAACTTGGTTAATTCCTTCACCTCACAGTTAGCTACAAAGAAGCAAGAGAAGACTGAGCAAGAAAGGATGATTGAAGAATGTCAAGGCAACATCTGGAAGACCCATGTGAGTCTCAAGGAGATGAAGAGTAAGCGGATGAAAATAGCTGGCTTTCAGCAGAAGTTGAGGAACGCTGTCCACTTTCTAAGTGTCTTGGCTGGCAAAGCTAATGTTGCCATGGTTGTGAGCTCTCAATCTGTCATCTTCCTGGAGCCACTGTGCACTGTAATGGCAGATATTGTGGGCCTCTTTTATCAAGCTGTAGGTGGGAAGTGTAATCAGTTCCTGCAGGACAGGGACATACAAATGGCAATTCAGAGCCTGCAGGATGTCAATAAACGAGTCTCAGCCATTACTGGCGAGCTTGGTCTCCTAGATGATCAGTTTCTTTAA
- the LOC110505672 gene encoding uncharacterized protein LOC110505672, which translates to MSKCPLWQVYNQCGLKISHNLDHQDQQSQILWRRELLSGSMASKELIKATSSLTKASQCREDTAILTQAHANWENYLTPAPMSIAFLGELVFISSKQDFSIRDGNPEGGFKFIKYPDSFRACLMQVCNSGWRAFNQAHKSMDQIFLHTQNVPTYIKRTVQILLQNDDVLVKSLLPDTLDSIANISTSCVELAKSVESKFLDVTELITELLETCTCAKQKYGSHLKEVREMLEDEKCKKTMLQEENRQAEEAFNKYGKKLEEANKNFQKAIDSMPSGWDVIGMNFVEGFTNCVNSLIVGATNATIAADSSDTHTKYDTSGSPKDMFATNNIVSKSSMLLAIAQSLVGLIQKDQIEWSKFLDEKTGQLIVDWLKTQIEDVQSNIKDVDQCPVKPQAEKICEQGITICSDLSALAPEGKHDDEAKNKELIQRIRKLMTSAQKFDSSGKKYTKTSAFSVNPPGMSKARSASSGSASQTATENAHFRIEQMKAQLALASEMYEKSLEKMEEKKIRLAETLNKMRQLHVEEIDFDTTIRILAEGLNAMGELQEKWQKMVQFFQMVSNIIDTCLKTSLQDFVKTARNPHLKYDSSMFLKDMIYQQAFQASNIAHLVNMISGTYTEVSSKYLMDRVGSLGRLMALDPKDPRFKAERQIFAASCDDAEHEIKALVLKNKELHKARTKARLEKIEYELNAVLPPPSEKETNKLREIVTSGFQDNPEDIDQFE; encoded by the exons ATGAGCAAATGCCCCCTATGGCAGGTATATAATCAGTGTGGACTGAAAATATCCCACAACCTAGATCATCAAGACCAACAATCGCAAATCCTCTGGAGAAGAGAACTGCTTAGTG GATCCATGGCATCCAAGGAGCTCATCAAAGCTACAAGTAGCTTAACCAAGGCATCTCAATGCAGAGAGGACACTGCAATCCTTACTCAAGCTCATGCTAACTGGGAGAACTACTTGACTCCAGCCCCAATGTCAATAGCCTTCCTGGGTGAGCTAGTCTTCATCTCCTCCAAACAAGACTTCTCTATCAGGGATGGAAATCCAGAAGGCGGATTCAAGTTCATCAAATATCCTGATTCATTCCGTGCCTGTCTCATGCAGGTGTGCAATTCAGGTTGGCGAGCCTTTAACCAAGCCCACAAGAGCATGGACCAGATTTTCTTACACACACAAAATGTGCCAACATACATCAAGAGAACTGTACAGATACTTCTCCAGAATGATGATGTACTTGTTAAAAGCCTTCTCCCTGATACATTAGATAGCATTGCCAACATATCAACCAGCTGTGTAGAACTGGCCAAATCTGTTGAAAGTAAGTTCCTTGATGTCACTGAATTGATTACAGAGCTTCTAGAGACCTGCACATGCGCCAAACAGAAATATGGCAGTCACCTGAAAGAGGTTAGGGAGATGCTGGAGGACGAAAAATGCAAGAAAACCATGCTACAGGAGGAAAATAGACAAGCTGAAGAGGCATTTAATAAATATGGCAAGAAGCTTGAAGAGGCTAATAAAAACTTCCAAAAGGCTATCGACTCCATGCCGTCAGGATGGGACGTCATCGGAATGAACTTTGTAGAGGGATTCACCAATTGTGTTAACTCTTTAATTGTAGGAGCAACAAATGCCACAATTGCAGCGGACAGTAGTGATACACATACAAAATATGATACATCAGGAAGTCCAAAAGACATGTTTGCAACAAACAATATAGTTAGCAAGTCTTCTATGCTTCTTGCTATTGCCCAATCCTTAGTTGGCCTTATTCAAAAGGATCAAATCGAATGGTCAAAGTTTTTAGATGAAAAGACAGGACAGTTGATTGTTGATTGGTTGAAGACACAAATCGAAGATGTGCAGTCAAACATAAAAGACGTAGACCAATGTCCCGTAAAACCTCAGGCAGAGAAAATTTGTGAACAGGGCATTACCATCTGCTCTGACCTAAGTGCATTGGCTCCTGAGGGCAAGCATGACGATGAGGCCAAGAACAAAGAACTGATCCAGAGAATCAGGAAGCTAATGACCTCTGCACAGAAGTTTGATTCCTCAggaaaaaaatacacaaaaacatCTGCCTTTTCTGTTAATCCGCCCGGAATGAGCAAAGCACGAAGCGCAAGCTCAGGATCTGCAAGTCAGACTGCGACAGAAAATGCCCACTTCCGCATAGAGCAGATGAAAGCCCAGCTTGCACTAGCCAGCGAGATGTATGAAAAATCCCTGGAAAAAATGGAGGAAAAGAAAATAAGGCTAGCCGAAACCCTCAACAAAATGAGACAACTTCATGTAGAGGAAATTGACTTTGACACCACCATCAGGATTCTGGCTGAAGGTCTAAATGCAATGGGAGAGCTGCAGGAGAAATGGCAAAAGATGGTGCAATTCTTCCAGATGGTGTCAAACATCATTGACACCTGTCTGAAGACATCCCTGCAGGATTTTGTCAAAACAGCCAGGAATCCACACCTGAAATATGACTCAAGTATGTTCTTGAAGGATATGATATACCAACAGGCATTTCAAGCTTCCAACATTGCACACCTGGTGAATATGATCTCTGGAACCTACACTGAGGTCTCCAGCAAGTACTTGATGGACAGAGTTGGCAGCCTAGGAAGACTCATGGCTTTGGATCCCAAAGACCCACGTTTCAAAGCTGAACGGCAAATATTTGCTGCATCTTGTGATGACGCCGAACATGAAATCAAAGCTCTTGTCCTGAAGAACAAGGAACTTCACAAGGCAAGGACCAAAGCAAGACTTGAGAAAATTGAATATGAGCTAAATGCAGTATTACCCCCACCATCTGAAAAGGAAACAAATAAACTGCGAGAGATAGTGACCTCTGGATTCCAGGACAACCCAGAGGATATTGATCAGTTTGAATGA